One Alnus glutinosa chromosome 3, dhAlnGlut1.1, whole genome shotgun sequence genomic region harbors:
- the LOC133862305 gene encoding receptor-like protein kinase THESEUS 1 — MCHSNTSYVTLILCVVCVPLTAFASFFPEDSFFIDCGGSKELKLDDGRVFEPDSGNQHVGLSPDSHIVISETRTGNSNDLILCSSARVFKETSTYTINTKQIGRHWLRLHFHPVQNPYYHLKSAVFSVVANGITLLHGFSSLNLDTKSCLFKEYVIQVDGSSSEKLVLTLSPLNGSIAFINGIEIISTPDGQYPSRAVPVPLRPTVEIPTHVAFETAYRINMGGPLLTSKDDSQWRIWEPDQSFLVNAASARNVTVDPDSIKYLDGVSREVAPNLVYSTAQEMADANVINQRFNISWAFEVEPMFTYLIRMHFCDIVSITTGTLFFNVYINNQSALDSFDISSKTMELSAAYFVDFIADASAGSNRILVQVGPSNLRNFPPNAILNGLEIMKISNPSDSLVRNLRPDYVDSRIPKRKKWILLLAITSSVGLAVLVLILAALYLYLRHPKKPRHETAAWHVGNSNSKVSVGSFASTSHSLSLGRVLAFSEIREATKNFDQRLVLGVGGFGKVYKGVLENGVVVAVKRGNPQSQQGCNEFRTEIEMLSKLRHRHLVSLIGYCEEFDEMILVYEFMAGGPLRKHLYGSDLPPLTWKQRLQVCIGAAKGLHYLHTGAAESIIHRDVKTTNILLDENLTAKVSDFGLSKLGPTLDQTHVSTAVKGSFGYLDPEYYRRQQLTEKSDVYSFGVVMMEVLCARPAVNPSLPREQINIAEWAMNWQKRGQLEKIIDPHLAGSVNLDSLRKFGETAEKCLAEHGTDRPTMGDVLWNLEYALQLQEASIHMVSDENSANYIPDIPEWVPQIEPAEGDVADTISYQDSNTTTSSGVFSELMDPKGR; from the coding sequence ATGTGCCATTCAAATACTTCTTATGTTACCTTGATATTATGTGTTGTATGTGTTCCACTCACTGcatttgcttcattttttcctGAAGATAGCTTTTTTATTGATTGTGGTGGAAGTAAGGAACTGAAACTCGATGATGGCCGGGTTTTTGAGCCCGATTCTGGGAATCAGCATGTGGGTTTGTCTCCAGACTCCCACATTGTGATTTCTGAGACCAGAACGGGCAACTCAAATGACTTGATTCTCTGTAGTTCCGCTCGGGTTTTCAAAGAAACTTCAACTTACACTATTAATACTAAGCAGATTGGCCGCCATTGGCTACGGTTGCATTTTCATCCAGTTCAGAATCCATATTATCATTTGAAATCTGCAGTTTTTTCGGTTGTGGCTAATGGAATTACACTGCTTCATGGGTTTTCATCCTTGAATTTAGACACAAAGTCCTGTCTTTTCAAGGAGTATGTGATCCAGGTGGATGGTTCAAGTTCAGAAAAGTTGGTGCTGACCTTGTCTCCCTTAAATGGTTCGATTGCATTTATCAATGGGATAGAGATCATATCTACGCCTGATGGGCAATATCCTTCCAGGGCAGTGCCCGTTCCCCTTCGGCCTACAGTTGAGATCCCCACTCATGTAGCTTTCGAGACAGCTTATAGAATTAACATGGGAGGTCCACTTCTGACTTCAAAGGACGATTCACAATGGAGGATATGGGAACCAGATCAATCTTTTCTTGTTAATGCTGCTTCTGCAAGAAATGTAACGGTCGATCCTGATTCAATCAAATACCTTGATGGGGTATCGAGAGAAGTTGCACCAAATTTGGTTTACTCAACAGCACAAGAAATGGCGGATGCAAATGTCATCAATCAGAGATTTAACATTTCATGGGCGTTTGAAGTTGAACCCATGTTCACCTATCTCATTAGGATGCATTTTTGTGACATTGTTAGCATAACTACTGGTACTTTGTTTTTCAATGTGTATATTAACAATCAATCTGCTCTAGACTCTTTTGATATCTCAAGCAAAACAATGGAACTTTCTGCTGCTTACTTTGTAGACTTCATTGCCGACGCTTCGGCGGGTTCGAATCGGATTCTGGTACAAGTAGGTCCTTCCAATCTGAGGAATTTTCCACCCAATGCAATTCTAAATGGTTTGGAGATAATGAAAATAAGCAATCCAAGTGACAGCCTTGTCAGGAATCTTAGACCAGACTACGTTGATTCCAGGATCCCCAAGAGAAAAAAGTGGATACTGCTGCTGGCAATTACTTCTTCAGTCGGTCTTGCAGTTTTGGTGCTCATCTTAGCGGCTTTGTACTTGTATTTGCGCCATCCAAAGAAGCCTAGGCATGAGACTGCGGCTTGGCACGTGGGAAATTCTAATAGCAAAGTTTCAGTTGGTAGCTTTGCTTCAACATCACATTCTCTTAGTTTAGGCCGTGTTCTAGCATTCTCTGAGATTCGTGAAGCAACAAAGAACTTTGATCAACGCTTGGTTCTTGGTGTTGGTGGTTTTGGAAAGGTTTATAAAGGAGTGCTAGAAAATGGGGTTGTGGTTGCAGTAAAGCGAGGAAACCCGCAATCCCAGCAAGGATGTAATGAATTCAGAACAGAAATTGAGATGCTTTCGAAGCTCCGGCACAGACACCTGGTTTCTCTTATTGGCTACTGTGAAGAATTCGATGAGATGATCCTTGTCTATGAGTTTATGGCCGGGGGTCCCCTCCGTAAGCACTTGTATGGCTCAGATCTTCCCCCACTTACTTGGAAACAAAGGCTGCAAGTTTGCATTGGAGCTGCAAAAGGTTTGCACTACCTTCATACTGGAGCAGCAGAGAGTATAATCCACCGTGATGTTAAAACAACCAACATTCTACTCGATGAAAATCTCACTGCAAAAGTGTCAGATTTTGGATTGTCTAAATTAGGCCCTACACTGGATCAAACCCATGTGAGTACTGCAGTGAAGGGGAGCTttggttaccttgatcctgagtACTATCGTCGACAACAACTCACAGAGAAATCTGATGTGTATTCTTTTGGAGTTGTAATGATGGAGGTTTTATGTGCTAGACCAGCTGTAAACCCTTCTCTTCCAAGAGAACAAATTAACATAGCAGAATGGGCCATGAACTGGCAAAAGAGGGGGCAGTTAGAGAAGATAATAGATCCCCATCTTGCAGGATCTGTTAATCTTGATTCCCTGCGAAAATTTGGTGAAACAGCAGAGAAGTGCCTAGCTGAACATGGTACTGACAGGCCAACAATGGGAGATGTCTTGTGGAATTTGGAGTATGCTCTTCAGCTACAAGAAGCTTCTATACATATGGTTTCGGATGAGAATAGTGCAAATTATATTCCGGATATTCCAGAATGGGTTCCCCAAATTGAACCTGCTGAAGGTGATGTTGCAGACACTATTAGCTACCAGGACTCTAATACAACAACATCAAGTGGAGTATTTTCAGAGTTGATGGATCCAAAGGGAAGGTAG